One Thermosphaera aggregans DNA segment encodes these proteins:
- a CDS encoding tRNA(Met) cytidine acetyltransferase TmcA, with amino-acid sequence MPEKIPASFLKILTSHGRIVDQLVENRVRALYVLTGSDTGKMAAVASRLIQYHSKRWMRLGKRELNGLYIYHDEFPEAEELKKAFEKIMEGFKPVRFQFSVYEKSDKYLGMTFSFLVMDLTKDLKPNDVGRLVGIVEGGGLIIFLAPPWSSWDGLKTIFKVGLTTPQYPEPRHVFITWFKKQLLKHDGICIYDVDNNRLIKKLSFKLGSAGRREGITLPVEMLFPKIIYEHALTQDQVNVLKLMENLFEKPRKSEKTVMVLTADRGRGKSCSIGIGVVGLIHLLRRVKPKPRILVTAPEPSNVQSLMMLAKKALDSLDYKYEEVKREGNVIELRSEKFSIEYWEPINIPKIRGDIVVVDEAAGIHVPLLYKIWEAHDRIIFSSTIHGYEGAGRGFTVRFLKRIRSHQGTRLIEYEMVEPIRYGLNDPVERWQFDTLLLDAEPAELSQEDLEAIEKKDLIYVKYEPAELFENEKELRELFGIYVLAHYRNEPDDLGMIADAPHHLIRAVKTKTGKIVCAMQVAEEGPIDEATAQELLKGSKIPGNIIPDRFLKHIRIIDFAATRGWRIVRIATHPSAQGKGIGSWALGKLVEEAGERGLDWVGSGFGVSEELLRFWVRNGFTPLHISPDRNPVSGEYTILVLKPITERVGVMVERAREEFKHKLLNSLPVNYREMEPEIAHILLSSKPFYDIDLSRLLTPIQLDRLWTYCLGPMTFEAAADLMFTLARTHWLLPPEKRPRLTRLMELILITKGLQGLTWDEASSILKSSPKHLQKEAHDIACTYFSHITGISREDYKPGVRI; translated from the coding sequence TTGCCGGAAAAGATCCCAGCATCTTTTTTAAAAATACTTACTAGTCATGGCAGGATCGTTGACCAGCTGGTTGAGAACAGGGTTAGGGCCCTATATGTTTTAACAGGCAGTGACACAGGTAAAATGGCTGCTGTCGCATCTAGACTCATACAATACCACTCGAAACGCTGGATGAGGCTGGGGAAGAGGGAGCTTAACGGGCTCTATATCTACCACGACGAGTTCCCTGAAGCGGAGGAGTTGAAGAAGGCTTTCGAGAAAATAATGGAGGGTTTTAAACCGGTTAGATTCCAGTTCAGCGTGTACGAGAAGAGCGATAAATACTTGGGAATGACCTTCAGCTTTCTCGTAATGGATTTAACCAAGGATTTGAAGCCGAACGATGTTGGCAGGCTTGTCGGAATTGTTGAAGGCGGGGGGCTTATAATATTTCTAGCCCCTCCATGGTCCTCGTGGGACGGGTTGAAAACAATTTTTAAAGTAGGTTTGACTACGCCCCAGTATCCTGAGCCGAGACATGTCTTCATAACCTGGTTTAAAAAACAGTTATTGAAACATGACGGGATATGCATATACGATGTTGACAACAATCGCTTAATTAAGAAGCTGAGCTTCAAGCTGGGTTCAGCAGGACGTAGAGAGGGCATAACACTGCCTGTGGAAATGCTGTTCCCCAAAATAATTTACGAACATGCTTTAACCCAGGATCAGGTTAATGTTTTAAAACTAATGGAGAACCTGTTCGAGAAGCCTAGGAAGAGTGAGAAGACGGTGATGGTTTTAACAGCTGACAGGGGGAGGGGAAAGAGCTGCTCTATAGGAATAGGAGTGGTCGGATTAATTCACCTGCTCAGGAGGGTTAAGCCTAAGCCGAGAATTCTCGTCACAGCGCCTGAGCCGAGCAATGTTCAATCACTAATGATGCTGGCTAAGAAAGCCCTGGACTCGCTTGATTACAAGTATGAGGAGGTTAAGCGTGAGGGAAACGTTATAGAGTTGAGGAGTGAAAAGTTCAGCATAGAGTATTGGGAGCCCATAAACATCCCGAAGATACGTGGAGACATTGTTGTTGTAGACGAGGCAGCCGGCATCCATGTACCCCTTCTATACAAGATATGGGAGGCGCATGACAGGATTATCTTCTCGTCAACAATACACGGATATGAAGGAGCTGGAAGAGGCTTCACGGTAAGATTTCTGAAAAGAATAAGAAGCCACCAGGGCACTAGGCTCATAGAGTATGAAATGGTTGAGCCTATAAGGTATGGTTTGAACGACCCAGTTGAGAGGTGGCAGTTTGATACCCTCCTGCTTGATGCTGAGCCAGCTGAGCTTTCCCAGGAGGATCTTGAAGCAATTGAGAAAAAAGACCTCATATATGTGAAGTACGAGCCAGCCGAGCTATTTGAAAACGAGAAAGAGCTCAGGGAGCTCTTCGGCATATACGTGCTCGCCCACTACAGGAATGAGCCCGATGACCTCGGCATGATAGCGGATGCTCCACACCACCTTATCCGTGCTGTCAAAACTAAAACCGGTAAAATAGTGTGCGCTATGCAGGTTGCTGAGGAGGGCCCTATTGACGAGGCAACAGCGCAGGAGTTGTTGAAAGGATCTAAAATACCGGGCAACATTATCCCCGATAGGTTTCTGAAACATATCCGAATAATTGATTTCGCCGCTACAAGGGGCTGGAGGATTGTGAGGATAGCAACCCATCCAAGCGCCCAGGGAAAAGGGATAGGGTCCTGGGCGCTTGGAAAACTGGTGGAGGAGGCTGGGGAGCGCGGGCTCGACTGGGTTGGCTCAGGGTTCGGCGTGAGCGAGGAGCTTCTACGCTTCTGGGTTAGGAACGGGTTTACACCCCTTCACATCAGCCCTGACAGAAACCCTGTGAGCGGCGAGTACACTATTCTAGTGTTGAAGCCTATCACGGAAAGGGTTGGTGTAATGGTGGAACGAGCGAGAGAGGAGTTCAAGCATAAGCTTCTCAACAGCCTCCCGGTGAACTACAGGGAAATGGAGCCGGAGATTGCTCACATCCTCCTGTCCAGCAAGCCCTTCTACGATATCGACCTGAGCAGGCTCCTCACTCCGATACAGCTTGACAGGCTCTGGACGTACTGCCTCGGACCGATGACGTTTGAGGCTGCTGCTGACCTTATGTTCACTCTTGCTAGAACACACTGGCTTCTCCCGCCAGAGAAGAGGCCCAGGTTGACAAGACTTATGGAGTTGATCTTGATCACTAAGGGTCTCCAGGGCTTGACATGGGATGAAGCATCAAGTATTCTGAAATCCAGTCCCAAGCATCTTCAGAAGGAGGCTCACGACATAGCGTGCACGTACTTCTCTCACATTACAGGCATATCCAGGGAGGACTACAAGCCCGGTGTTAGAATTTAG
- a CDS encoding alpha-glucosidase/alpha-galactosidase, with translation MSSPGRSVKISIIGAGSAVWSTRVLVDIMLKKTLQGAKVFLMDIDEERLKLVYAFAKRYAGEIHADIEFHATTNRVEAISDSDFVINSAMAKGHRYYEMLREATERKGYYRGINSVEWNMVSDYHTIWGYHQFKLALGIARDIEEYAPDAWLINVANPVFELTTLLSRITKVKNIGICHGHMEFWNIVRELRLDPSKVEAEMTGFNHVIWLTKFRYNGLNGYELIDKWIKEDAERYWERWRATTSNPFDIQLSPAAVNMYLRYGMFPIGDTVRGGTWKYHWNLETKKRWYGPYGGPDSEIGWALYTTYLAYQMEMIKGFMQAENAPLTMLIPPKPSGEQVIDIVESIVADIPRKYQVNILNNGLIPGLPDSVAVEVPAVIDARGVKRISVTPPNNKVLKQVLLPRMMRMEWALQAFLEPGRDVLLEWLMYDVRTRSVSQAEEAIDAMLKLPGNEEMAEVFK, from the coding sequence ATGAGTTCTCCAGGTAGATCAGTTAAAATATCCATTATAGGAGCAGGCTCTGCAGTATGGTCCACAAGGGTTCTTGTTGACATCATGTTGAAGAAAACTCTACAGGGTGCTAAAGTATTTTTAATGGATATTGACGAGGAAAGGTTGAAACTGGTTTACGCTTTTGCGAAAAGATATGCTGGAGAGATACACGCCGACATAGAGTTCCACGCGACCACTAACCGTGTCGAGGCTATAAGCGACTCGGATTTCGTAATCAACAGTGCAATGGCCAAGGGGCACAGGTACTATGAAATGCTGAGGGAGGCTACCGAGAGGAAGGGGTACTACAGGGGGATAAACAGTGTCGAGTGGAACATGGTAAGCGACTACCATACCATATGGGGTTATCATCAGTTCAAGCTTGCTCTGGGCATTGCAAGGGATATTGAGGAGTATGCGCCGGATGCATGGCTTATCAATGTCGCGAACCCTGTTTTCGAGCTGACCACGTTGCTAAGCAGGATTACCAAGGTAAAGAATATAGGTATTTGCCATGGGCACATGGAGTTCTGGAATATTGTTAGAGAGCTGCGCCTTGACCCTTCAAAGGTTGAAGCAGAGATGACAGGGTTCAATCATGTAATTTGGCTTACAAAGTTTAGATACAACGGTCTCAACGGTTACGAGTTAATAGACAAGTGGATAAAGGAGGATGCTGAGAGGTACTGGGAGAGGTGGCGGGCAACCACCAGCAACCCCTTTGACATTCAGCTCTCGCCTGCCGCGGTCAACATGTACTTGAGGTATGGAATGTTCCCGATAGGAGACACGGTCAGGGGTGGTACCTGGAAATATCACTGGAATCTTGAGACGAAAAAGAGATGGTATGGACCCTACGGCGGACCCGACTCGGAGATAGGGTGGGCACTCTATACAACTTACCTTGCATATCAAATGGAGATGATTAAGGGCTTCATGCAGGCTGAGAATGCTCCATTGACAATGCTCATTCCTCCAAAACCCAGCGGTGAGCAAGTAATCGATATCGTAGAGTCTATAGTGGCTGATATACCGAGAAAATATCAAGTCAACATTTTGAACAATGGTTTGATACCTGGGTTACCCGATAGTGTAGCCGTGGAGGTTCCAGCAGTAATAGATGCCAGAGGTGTGAAAAGAATCAGCGTCACCCCGCCGAACAATAAAGTCTTGAAACAAGTGCTGTTGCCGAGAATGATGAGGATGGAGTGGGCTCTTCAAGCGTTCCTTGAACCGGGCAGGGATGTCTTGCTGGAGTGGTTGATGTATGATGTGAGAACCAGGTCTGTTTCTCAGGCCGAGGAAGCAATAGACGCTATGTTGAAACTACCCGGCAATGAGGAGATGGCTGAGGTGTTCAAGTAG